The genomic stretch NNNNNNNNNNNNNNNNNNNNNNNNNNNNNNNNNNNNNNNNNNNNNNNCTTTGTAAATGAAATCATGCGCTTGTCAGTGAAGAACAAGCGATGTGTTGAGTGAATTAATTTTATTCTCCGTATTTTAAAACGATAAAAATGTCACTcgggttgttgttgtcggtgtcGGTGGTGATGGTGGCGGATGATGGTGGATGTCGTGGTAGAGGATgatgttgtcgtcgtagttgtcaGAGAGCGGCAGGTTGTAAGGACAGGTATTGCTGAGTTGATTGATTTAATAAAATGTTGAATTTCAGTTcaacggttgttgttgttgttgttgttgttgttgttgttgttgttgttgttgttgttgttgttagacaTCGCTGGACGTTGCGGGATGTATTGTCGAgacaggtggtggtggtggcggtgacgAGATGTGGGTGTCACTCGCTGTCGCTGTCGCTGTCTATGTCCTAACATCCTTCACCCAGATCACCTGGGCCGTGGACCGCGACATGGATCTCAGGCGGCCGGTAGTGTCAGCAATATCACCAGACCCACAGTCCAGGAAGACGACGACGGGTCTCTCCAAGCCCCATACTGTGTTCTCATTGGCCACCGTCACCGCCTCGTCTCGACCCCTACCTGCCGCTCTCTGTGTGGGACCTGACGTCATTTCAGCCAGTTGTCTAACGGCCTCTGTGTCGTTATGAGCCACCTTACGGGTGGGGACGCCGCGTGACTCGAGGCCCCGGATGAAGGGTGCTGGTGACCAGTAGTCATCATccggtgtgtctgtgtcacactCCATGTAACCCAGCACAAAGACGTCGCTGAAGGTGAGGCCGCCCTGCCCGTGGGGAGCGTTGTCTTGGCAACctgaaacatcacacacaccgtCAACATTACATCGTCGTTGTGTAAGACACATCCACACcgattgcaacaacaacaacaacaacaccaccaacaacaacatcaacagcaacGACGACGACACCATCACCAGCAACGACAACCAcgacacaaacaacaacgatGACCTATGTCTAACTTCCGCACCAACACCGGCTACAGCAACACGTGAACAGAGACTACAACTACATCAGCAGCACCACAACCACCTGGAAATaggaaaaacaattttatattaTTCAGTGTTCCACACCTCACCTTGGCAGACTTGTGACGATATTATGTAACGACGTCACAGTAAATGACGTAAATACCAACATTCCTTGCAAGTTTAATGACGTCATTGAAATGTTGTACACCAACCTGACTGACACTTACTgcattgcgagagagagagagagagagagagagagagagagagagagagagagagagagagagagagagagagagagagagagagagagagagagagagagagagagagagagagagagagagagagagagatgtatagaccggcagacagacggacagacaggcggacagacagacaggcggacagacagacagacaggcagacagacagacagacagacagacagacagacagacagacagacagacagacagacagacagacagacagacagacagacagacagacagacagacagaggtgtaCTGACCGACACGAAGATCTCGCAGCATGTCTGCCACCAGCTCCCCGCACCGTGCACACCGCCATGGCCTGTCACCCTCATGTCCCTGTCTGTCACCGCGGTACCTATCATAGTGACCAACCGTCAGGACAGGTGGGCCGTCGCACGGTGCGGACACTGGCGGCCTGGTGTAGGCCGGGACCGTTCCTTCCTTCATATCGTCAGCCTGCTCCACCTCTCTCACCACAGCAGGTGGACTTCTCAGGGGCTCCGTCAGGTAGCGGACGTGACGCTTCATGTCGGCAGGTACACGTAGCTTAACGCCAGCTGCCCACAGGGTGAACCTGACGTGTCGTTGTTTTAACGCCCGGTAGATCTCTGCGATGacgtcactgtaacagaacagacaggtgtgtcagtgtttataaacagaacagacaggtgtgttaTAGTTATCACACAACTATTGTTTTAACGCAGTGTAGATCTtcgtgatgacgtcacagcaaCAGAACGGACAGGTGTGTCAGTGCATGATTACACCTGAAATTACGaaactgattaaaacaaaacaaaaacgcctGGCAAAAAGGAAGTCACAAAGATTGCTGTTCAGGATAAGAATCACAGTGAACCTGAAATACAATGACGCAATGATTAATAATGACGTAAACAGAATGACGTTATTTCGCTCCACTCTTCGTTACCTTGACCAAGTTTTTCCAATGGCAGACAAAGAAAGGGTGGCGCCTGATGAGACAGGTTGATGACATCACTGATCAGTACACACCGCCGTGACAGTTGCTGAATTCACATTCTACATCTAATAGACATGCCCCAGTCTATTATTCAAACTTGAAAATAAAGAGCCATTACTTCTACATAAATCTTCCGAATTTCTTGACCAAAAGCACACGAATTACCTCGTCATAGAAAAAGTGTGAATATAATAACATTTGTGAATTATCAGACTTCCTTCCAACGAACACGACCACACCGGCCAACACAAGAGTGACAGGAGGCAGTGTTAGATTCAGTGTACAGCGTCATTCTTACCACTCAGCCTCATCGGCCAGGATGTGCACGcgtccgtgtgtctgtgcgtgttgacACAGCTCCTCCACCCAGGCCTGCACTTTCTTCTTGCCTTCCTCTGTCAAGTCACCCAGCCAGTCCCGTGGCCCCGCCATGTTGACCAGCTGCACGCTGCCGGCTCCCTGTCCGGCCGTCTCTCTCACCTGATGACGCACAAGGTAAGCAGCAGCAGCGCCATCATCACTCGTCTGAAGAACGAAGACTGTGGCGCAGCCCTTCCTCAGCAGAAAAAAACCTTTTATTATCAAGACTATGCTTTTTGAAGTGCCCGTCGGGCCCCAGAGGATTCTCACGTCGACGTCGTAGTCGTCTGGCGGCTCCTCCAAGACTTGAAACTGCTGCGGGAACAAAGCAATACATGTCATTGGTCGACCATGCTCCATTCCAACAGCGTGAACAAGATGGCCCTGAGTCCACAGCTGTAGTCGTGGCTGTCTGCTGAGGAATAGCTCAACCGTTGTCAGTGGTATGGAGAATCTGTCAGcatacacatttacacacattaTTAGgtatatatcacacacacacacacacacacacacacacacacacacacacacacacacacacacaaacacatacacacacgcacacacacacatgcatgcatgcatatcAATTAAAGCAAGTCGAACAATCACCACAAAgaccacaaacaaaaaatacatgagatagagagagagagagagagagagagagagagagagagagagagagagagagagagagagagagagagagagagagagagacagacagacagacacacagacagacagacagacagagacagacagagacagccagacagacagagagagagagacggacagacagagagagagagaggggggtcggcagaaacaaagaaagaaagatagatgacGTTAGGCCAAGCTTCACCGATATGATATGATACAGCTATGTAACAgtaccagagactatagagtatacagagacgcgtcatccttctttgcgctgcggtgcgaaattgagaccggccagcccagcgcgggaaaagagccacaccctgccgcacaaggaaACTCGCGTTTcgcggctgctgtcggctgtgtttatatcacggttatattaacatactgtctgttctgtccggctgacagtgctgcaaaaagtaactggatgaaaaaatatgtttgtttgtgaacatcctttttaattgaccataaaaacaccgcagaaatggtatagattaaaattaaatcacaTTTTCTTGGGCAATATTCGCTGgatcgctgtagttatgcaaacatgattcaagtcagtctcttttcacgacctaaccgtcgttatttttgtgtgttttaatcaaatacaaatacatactgaatacatggtcagttaagcctgagaaaatatgtcaggaataaatcgtttaacgaaatagttcccggttaaatcggtaactaaggcatttagtcTATTTGGTGTCACCCCAGCACATCGAAACTGAAATGGGTTGTCAATTACACGGAGCTAAGAAGTTatcatgtaaggaaaactgtaaTTCTTGTGACCAAACCGGCTGActttaaagaatcttgatcgatcgatgattttcttatttcttttcagttgcttctttcttgttcagaaagctctctctctctctctctctctctctctctctctctctctctctctctctctctctctctctctctctctctctctctctcattatggcaagattccgaggtggaataacagaagtatttgtgcacgttaatcgatataagagagacgatgcggatatgttgttatgcccCTTTTTTCCAGGGAAAGTAAAGAAgatgagttttattttgtgctttgttgccccgcacttcgtgatttgcgatgccagtttattcctgctaagttttatagaaacccaagtttacacaagttttctatgcttttggcatctgtgaatgaaggtattgttcgaaagttgtcagcttatgtgtacaaagcatttcggctacgtagtgttgttatgtcttagttcatgtaagcctacggtatattttatttgaaatgtaatgtcttagttcgtgtatgaactatgatttatttcatttgatttgtgtgcaaatgtcattatgtcattgtatatatgttcaccCCGCCGTCATTTACAATCAAAACATCAATCATGATAAATGATACTAACGTTCGCAGCTGCAAGCCGTTGTAGATCTACTCTATAACTCCGCGACGGCCGTGTCAATCAAACGAGATGGTTATGTCTACCCTAATCGATCACCGACCGTATTGCCACTAGATCAGTCTATCAGTTCCAGACTTGGCATGCCGAAATGAGATAAAGTAGAGGAGAAATAAATCTTATAGATGTATGTGAAACTAGTACCAACATGTACAGCTTGGACTGGTTTGAGGCTGTAGTGTGTACATTGTGTGTTTTCACTGTTCCGGTAGAATAGATctacacgcagttcgacgctacaacttttactgattttccaacatttaacgagagaaaaatTGAAGAAACAATCCTCACCTACTCTCTTCCTTGGGAAATTTGAACATCCTCAAGCCTTTGGCATGTgcgtttgagcaattgatggccgAACACCATGCCCCACTGCGTTTTCGCGTTGGCGCGACCATGCTTGTGCAGCACGATATCACCACTGCTGTGGAAAGAGAAAGTAGGTGGTTCcatgtttccgcgtggtggcgccactgggcttccggtctcacttttcagcaccgtatggagcgtctctgtatactctatagtctctgacaGTACCTGGCAACCAACTGTGTGTAGGTAGCTGTATCCATGGCATGGTCCCCGCCCTCATTCCGTTCCAAGCTTGCCCTCCACCACGCGTCGAGCCTTGTCTGGTCAGCCATGTCGTCCTCACAAAGACATACGTGGCTGACATTCCGACCTGACTCGACGCTGAGGCCTTCCTGCAACTCCTGTAACTGAGGTCAACACACACGGACTGTAAACAATGCGGGAAATGGCACAAGGGGTGGTTTAATACacgatgcacacacagacagtgtaACATTAGGCCTACCTGAGTTGGAAATCTCTTCATTCCTGCTTTAGTGTTTACCAGTCTAAAAGACAGCTTTCTGAACAAAAGCAAAGCATCTTTTCGGAAAATAGTTTCCCGTTTGTGGTGACGCGCATTAGGCTACGTAAGGTACAAGTGACGTCGTTTTCGCGACAAAAAAAATGACGTCTACTATTCCAGGTCACTGTTCTTAGAGCTCCAGtgaaaaataaaaagcaaatgctCATTCGACTCGCCTTCCTGTTGTTCCACAACAATgtaaccccccctcctctccaccttttagccccccccctcccccaggaAAGACTCCCGCCACCACCCCTCCCACAAGAGTCCCTCCCTTCTTATACAACCACCCCCTTTTATGCCCGACCTCCCCCAAtaagaccctttttgtttaaaaGATTGTTTGTTCATATCCTCTGTGAGCTAAcccacataaaaaacaaaacaatataaaaTTCCTCTTTCAGCTTtataaattaaatgttccaGAGAAACGTTGGCATCAGAATAATCGAcaaaaacttgatcaaaagtgTGACCTGTAATATTCCAGATATGTTCAGTGGTGATCATCTTTGTCCAGCAAACATGTCCATGCTATTACTGTGAACATTTACGAAACAAGCTACATGttggtcatgtctgctgattaATAACACCTACAATTGTGGGACATATGGAGGCTTTGTTTCCTTAATATCTGAAAGAAACTCAACTTAAAAAGTTGATGAGCATAACCCCGTCGTGACCCCAGCATTTTACGAGTGTCAATCGAACTAGGGTGATGTCGGCGGTGCAGTGTTCAAAgcttcaaagctctagcttaaacAAAAACTGAGATAAGGTCAACgttatatttttttatgaatCGAACATGACCTGCTGTGACGCCAacatttgacgagggtcaatcaaaTCGGGGTCAAATCGGAAGATAATTAAACACCAGAAGTCTGCAAATGTTCAAAGGTCTAGCTTCAAAAGCATCCGAGATAATCttaagtttttttgtttggacatacggacggacactGCACACAGTGTGTGGACTAAGAGCATAGCGCTATGAACTAGCCCTTACTTTACGTTGGTGAACAAAGCTCTGTcaatgtctctttctctctacttctctctctctatctctctctctctctctctctctccctctctctctctctctctctctctctctctctctctctctctctctctctctctctctctctctctctctctctctctctctctctctctctctcaatttctctcctgcgtgcgtgtgtgagcgaGTGTAGGTCAAGTGTTAACTTACATCGCTCATGTTTCCCAGCACCTCCTCCAGACAGCGTCTCGTTGTGTCGGGCAGGACAATGGCCTGGTGAAGGGCTGGCTGTGTGACCAGGTCACCCAGAACAGAGCGCCTCACAACATCTCTGGCTTGCTTCAGGTACGCAGCGGCCTTCTTTAGTTCTTCTTGAACTGCAAGGGGGTCATCTTCTGTCTGAGCTATGATTGCCGCCATCATTATCCCACGCTCGCGATGTATGACGAGGAGGTCAACAAAGTCCTCCTTCAGGTTCAACGGCTCTGCCTTGACGCTGTTCGTGTTTCTGGCGGCTGCACCAGTATAGATGCTTTGGGTATCAGCGCCAAATACACCAAATTTAGCTTGGGTCAGAATTACCATAATTTCTTTTTCCCTTGCGGCTTTGTTCTTTATCTGATTCATGcagtggtggacatttttcagcACTCTGTCTATGCGGACAGTGTCCATGACCTCTCTACTCTCATCTATGTCTATTTGTTGCTGTGTTTTCAGTACCTGGATTCTCTCACCTTCTCCGATATATGCCATTCTCTCATGCACAGTGTCAATGTGAGCCGGGGGGATTATGTATGATTCGCTCTCAAGGTGAGGGAACCAGGCGTTGATAAACTCTCTCTGGAATCAAAGACATAATGATGTACTGTCTACTCACTTCTAGTACCATTCACAACCTACGTCAACTATGAAGACGGTGGAAATACAGACACCAAATAGGGACTTATGTCTGGTTGGTGGTTCACACAATATTTGCCTACAACACAGCAgataattgtttaaaaaaaagttgctcTATGATGTAAattcaaaatgaaaaacaaaaacaaggaaaacaacaacaacaacaacaacaacaacaacaacaacaacaacaacaacaacaacaacaacacaacaagaagggcaaagcccatacgactcacatgcttgaccttgacctttacatgaccttgaccttcagggtcaaggtcaaataactaaacctagcaatgacatcatacactaagaactgctttacacatttttcctaccaaaatacatgtgaccttgacccaaggtcaaggtcatccaaggtcatgcaacacaaagctgttaattcaagacataggaagtacaatggtgcttattggctttttctaccatgagatatggtcacttttagtggtttactaccttattttggtcacatttcataagggtcaaagtgaccttgaccatgatcatatgtgatcaaatgtgtctcatgatgaaagcataacatgtgcctcacataatttttaagtttgaaacagttatcttccatagttcagggtcaaggtcacttcaaaatatgtatacaatccaactttaaaggacccttgcgaccttgaccttgaagcaaggtcaaccaaactggtgtccaaagataggtcttacattgccctgtatagcatacatagctaaggttgccattctcgataacttcagaaaaaaatgcgaaaatgtgaaaaatggtcgtttttaagacaacaattacggcccctgtgaccttgaacttgaagtgaggtcaagttgccgcacatgttttttgagatcttgtaaccatacaccatcaggccacatcaggtgttgatagacttaatagtgtccaagaaaatccaacgttaaagttttccggacggacgccaGGACggaactttgaagagctcctgtgaccttgaccttgaagcaaggtaaaccaaactggtatcaaaagatgtggcttactttgccctatatatcatatataggtgaggtattaaatctcaaaaacttcagagaaaatgcgaaaatgtgaacaagaagggcaaagcccatacgactcacatgctttacacatttttcctaccaaaatacatgtgaccttgacccaaggtcaaggtcatccaagatcatgcaacacaaagctgttaattcaagacataggaagtacaatggtgcttattggctctttctaccacgagatatggtcacttttagtggttcactaccttattttggtcacatttcataagggtcaaagtgaccttgaccttgatcatatgtgaccaaatgtgtctcatgatgaaagcataacatgtgccccacataatttttaagtttgaaacagtcatcttccatagttcagggtcaaggtcacttcaaaatatgtatacaatccaactttgaagagctcctgtgaccttgaccttgaagcaaggtaaaccaaactggtatcaaaagatggggcttactttgctctatatatcatatataggtgaggtattgaatctcaaaaacttcagagaaaatgtgaaaaatgtgaaaaatagctgttttttaggcaacatttatggcccctgcgaccttgaccttgaagcaaggtcaagatgctatgtatgttttttggggccttgtcatcatacaccatcttgccaaatttggtactgatagactgaatagtgtccaagaaatatccaacgttaaagttttccggacggacggacgtccggacggacggacggacggacggacggacgactcgggtgagtacatagactcacttttgcttcgcatgtgagtcaaaaagagtaaaaataatgataatacacCTTATTCATTTGAAACATAACTTCAAGTCTTAAAATATGAGGTTTcggtgggtgggtttttttctgagatGAATTTACCTCATGGTCTGACAACCTTAACACTTGGTCCTCTgattcctgtgatcttgccatcAAGGGCGGGGCAGGAGAGGCAGCCTGGTTCCCCGGTGACCCAGAGGTACTGCACGGCGGAGCACATTCCACAGCCGGTCCCTGTGTGATGTGCATGATAtaaccgtcacttctgtcatagcactGTTCATATAATGATCATGATATTATCGTCATTTCTGTCATAGCACTGTTCATATATGTACTATGCATGATatgaccgtcacttctgtcatagcgatgttcatatgtgtggtttgcatgatatttatttatttttatttacgattttttttatttacgataatttatatcgcgcacatatctcaccaaacaaggcgactcaaggcgcatgttacctattaatgccgtgtgagagggaattttttacacaataatattatatcacgcattcacatcgaccagcaaatctcaagcctattagggcgagcattcacctttcacggcctttattccaagtcacacgggcatttgatggacatttttatctatgcctatacaattttgccaggaaagaccctttttgtcaatcgtgggagctttaacgtgcacaccccaatgtagtgtacacgaagggacctcggtttttcgtctcatccgaaagactagcacttgaacccaccacctaggttaggaaaggggggagaaaattgctaacgccctgacccagggtcgaactcgcaacctctcgcttccgaggcaagtgcgtttaccactcggccacccagacgtATGCGACCTATATCACcatcacttctgtcatagcgatgttcatatgtgtggtttgcatgatatgaccgtcacttctgtcatagcgatgTTCATATGTATGGTTTGCATGATatgaccgtcacttctgtcatcgCGATGTTCATATGTATGGTTTGCATGATatgaccgtcacttctgtcatatcGATGTTCATATGTGTGGTTTCCATGATATTACAgccacttctgtcatagcgatgTTCATATGTGTGGTTTCTATGATAGTAAattcacttctgtcatagcgatgttcatatgtgtggtttgcatgatattacagtcacttctgtcatagcgctgttcataattatgagtggtgtgcatgatatgaccgtcacttctgtcatagcgttgTTTTAGATAGTGTAACTCACCTTATTGTCATGCAATAGTATGTGAACGTGTTTCCTCACATGGTACTCAGAATAAATGttcaaacattattttattttcctgtACACCCATGGTTTTGCACGAAGAGGATTGTATGTGCTTGGCCGTATGTTCCGTCGGCCATATGATTACTCTCTACTCTATGTCGTGGGATGCATGCtttgtattttcatgtttctataattcACCGACATGGATTTCAGGATCTTTACCATTTTTACCTGGTTTTGTGCCacaaaatgggggggggggggggggggggacaagcATGTATGCAAATAAAGTGACCCGGGAGATCGGAACATCTCTTCACTTTATCAAGCAGGTGGCGGGGTCCCAAACACTCAACTATCAACTTGGCTGTTCCAATCGTCATCAATGAGGAATGTTCAGTCTATTTGCATTGATGCATAGATCATTataggctatttggtctatgattGATGACACTGAAACGGACAATGCATGTATACGACCCCCAACAAATTGACAGATTAGATCGGCCGTGTAGGagctaagggggagggggggagggggagggtagggggcaggagagacagagatagacagacagagatagacagacagagatagacagacagagatagacagacagagatagacagacagagagatagacagacagagatagacagacagagatagacagacagagatagacagacagagacagacatacagagatagacagacagactgatagacagacatagatagacagacagagagatagacagacagagatagacagacagagatagacagacagagatagacagacagagatagacagacagacagagatagacagacagagatagacagacagagatagacagacagagatagacagacagagatagacagacagagacagacagagataaacagacagatacagaaagacagagataaacagacagatatagacagacagagatagacagacagagacagagatagacagacagatatagacagagatagacagacagagacagacatatatagacagacagagatagacggacagagacagagatagacagacagagatagacagacatagatagacagacagagatagacagacagagatagacagacagagatagacagacagagatagacagacagagatagacagacagagacagacagacagagattgttgaattaaaaagtaatttaatggaaatgtaacctgcaatgtaaaagaaaacaaaattaaaatttcattgaaaaaaaatgaccaatgaagaaaaaaaaagacgaaagaggcaaaaaagatgggttgaagcatgcaactgaggtaaaaaaaaaaaaaagacagacagagatagacagacagagattttgtttgtttgtttgcttaacgcccagccgaccacgcagggccatatcagggcggtgctgctttgacatataacgtgcgccacacacaagacagaagtcgcagcacaggcttcatgtctcacccagtcacattattctgacaccggaccaaccagtcctagcactaaccccataatgccagacgccaggcggagcagccactagattgccaattttaaagtcttaggtatgacccggccgggattcgaacccacgacctcccgctcactgggcggacgccttaccactaggccaccgtgttgcggtagacagacagagataaacagacagagatagacaggcagagatagacagagagagatagacggacagagatagacagacagagagatagacagacagagatagacaggcagagatagacagacagagatagacagagagagatagacagacagagatagacagacagagagatagacagacagagatagacaggcagagatagacagacagagatagacagagagagatagacagacagagatagacagacagagagatagacagacagagatagacagacagagatagacagacagagatagacagacagagatagacagacagagatagacagacagagatagacagacagagatagacaggcagagatagacaggcagagatagacaggcagagatagacagacagagatagacagacagagatagacagacagagatagacagacagacatagacaggcagagatagacagacagagatagatagacagagatagacagacagagatagacagacagaaatagacagacagagatagacagacagagatagacagagatagacagacagagatagacagacagagatgggttggttggctggttattgtttgttgtttaatgtgccTACAACCTGTGGCGATAAAATTGTAGACTGTTCTAAAAACCGCATGTCTTGTAACACTTCTTTTGTCAAATCTTGTTAAAAGCCTTAATCTCCTGTAAACATGTAAACCTGTGAAAGTATTCATTCTTATTCATTCTTTCCCGTTTTACAAAGTACTTT from Littorina saxatilis isolate snail1 linkage group LG16, US_GU_Lsax_2.0, whole genome shotgun sequence encodes the following:
- the LOC138951190 gene encoding uncharacterized protein isoform X1, whose protein sequence is MASQQGGSGAIPKTSRQACCQCSRESRCIRQGGCDCRANCTRCTNCAAQGCTNRAIDLCYDRSDGYIMHITQGPAVECAPPCSTSGSPGNQAASPAPPLMARSQESEDQVLRLSDHEREFINAWFPHLESESYIIPPAHIDTVHERMAYIGEGERIQVLKTQQQIDIDESREVMDTVRIDRVLKNVHHCMNQIKNKAAREKEIMVILTQAKFGVFGADTQSIYTGAAARNTNSVKAEPLNLKEDFVDLLVIHRERGIMMAAIIAQTEDDPLAVQEELKKAAAYLKQARDVVRRSVLGDLVTQPALHQAIVLPDTTRRCLEEVLGNMSDLQELQEGLSVESGRNVSHVCLCEDDMADQTRLDAWWRASLERNEGGDHAMDTATYTQLVARFSIPLTTVELFLSRQPRLQLWTQGHLVHAVGMEHGRPMTCIALFPQQFQVLEEPPDDYDVDVRILWGPTGTSKSIVLIIKGFFLLRKGCATVFVLQTSDDGAAAAYLVRHQVRETAGQGAGSVQLVNMAGPRDWLGDLTEEGKKKVQAWVEELCQHAQTHGRVHILADEAECDVIAEIYRALKQRHVRFTLWAAGVKLRVPADMKRHVRYLTEPLRSPPAVVREVEQADDMKEGTVPAYTRPPVSAPCDGPPVLTVGHYDRYRGDRQGHEGDRPWRCARCGELVADMLRDLRVGCQDNAPHGQGGLTFSDVFVLGYMECDTDTPDDDYWSPAPFIRGLESRGVPTRKVAHNDTEAVRQLAEMTSGPTQRAAGRGRDEAVTVANENTVWGLERPVVVFLDCGSGDIADTTGRLRSMSRSTAQVIWVKDVRT
- the LOC138951190 gene encoding uncharacterized protein isoform X3; this encodes MASQQGGSGAIPKTSRQGPAVECAPPCSTSGSPGNQAASPAPPLMARSQESEDQVLRLSDHEREFINAWFPHLESESYIIPPAHIDTVHERMAYIGEGERIQVLKTQQQIDIDESREVMDTVRIDRVLKNVHHCMNQIKNKAAREKEIMVILTQAKFGVFGADTQSIYTGAAARNTNSVKAEPLNLKEDFVDLLVIHRERGIMMAAIIAQTEDDPLAVQEELKKAAAYLKQARDVVRRSVLGDLVTQPALHQAIVLPDTTRRCLEEVLGNMSDLQELQEGLSVESGRNVSHVCLCEDDMADQTRLDAWWRASLERNEGGDHAMDTATYTQLVARFSIPLTTVELFLSRQPRLQLWTQGHLVHAVGMEHGRPMTCIALFPQQFQVLEEPPDDYDVDVRILWGPTGTSKSIVLIIKGFFLLRKGCATVFVLQTSDDGAAAAYLVRHQVRETAGQGAGSVQLVNMAGPRDWLGDLTEEGKKKVQAWVEELCQHAQTHGRVHILADEAECDVIAEIYRALKQRHVRFTLWAAGVKLRVPADMKRHVRYLTEPLRSPPAVVREVEQADDMKEGTVPAYTRPPVSAPCDGPPVLTVGHYDRYRGDRQGHEGDRPWRCARCGELVADMLRDLRVGCQDNAPHGQGGLTFSDVFVLGYMECDTDTPDDDYWSPAPFIRGLESRGVPTRKVAHNDTEAVRQLAEMTSGPTQRAAGRGRDEAVTVANENTVWGLERPVVVFLDCGSGDIADTTGRLRSMSRSTAQVIWVKDVRT
- the LOC138951190 gene encoding uncharacterized protein isoform X2: MASQQGGSGAIPKTSRQACCQCSRESRCIRQGGCDCRANCTRCTNCAAQGCTNRAIDLGPAVECAPPCSTSGSPGNQAASPAPPLMARSQESEDQVLRLSDHEREFINAWFPHLESESYIIPPAHIDTVHERMAYIGEGERIQVLKTQQQIDIDESREVMDTVRIDRVLKNVHHCMNQIKNKAAREKEIMVILTQAKFGVFGADTQSIYTGAAARNTNSVKAEPLNLKEDFVDLLVIHRERGIMMAAIIAQTEDDPLAVQEELKKAAAYLKQARDVVRRSVLGDLVTQPALHQAIVLPDTTRRCLEEVLGNMSDLQELQEGLSVESGRNVSHVCLCEDDMADQTRLDAWWRASLERNEGGDHAMDTATYTQLVARFSIPLTTVELFLSRQPRLQLWTQGHLVHAVGMEHGRPMTCIALFPQQFQVLEEPPDDYDVDVRILWGPTGTSKSIVLIIKGFFLLRKGCATVFVLQTSDDGAAAAYLVRHQVRETAGQGAGSVQLVNMAGPRDWLGDLTEEGKKKVQAWVEELCQHAQTHGRVHILADEAECDVIAEIYRALKQRHVRFTLWAAGVKLRVPADMKRHVRYLTEPLRSPPAVVREVEQADDMKEGTVPAYTRPPVSAPCDGPPVLTVGHYDRYRGDRQGHEGDRPWRCARCGELVADMLRDLRVGCQDNAPHGQGGLTFSDVFVLGYMECDTDTPDDDYWSPAPFIRGLESRGVPTRKVAHNDTEAVRQLAEMTSGPTQRAAGRGRDEAVTVANENTVWGLERPVVVFLDCGSGDIADTTGRLRSMSRSTAQVIWVKDVRT